The Streptomyces cyaneogriseus subsp. noncyanogenus region GGCCGGCCACCGGATACGGGTAGAAGTAGTCGTCGAAGTGGACCGCGTCCACCTCGTACTTCGCCACCGCGTCCATCATCGCGTCCTGCACGAAGGCGCGGACCTCGGGCAGCCCGGGGTTGTAGTAGAGCTTGCCGCCGTACGGCACCACCCACTCCGGGTGGAGGCGAGCCGGATGGCCGGCCACCAGCTTCGCCGGGTCGGCGTGGTTGGCGATCCGGTACGGGTTGAACCAGGCGTGCAGCTCCAGGCCGCGCGCGTGCGCCTCGGCCACCGCCGTGCCCAGCGGGTCCCAGCCGGGGTCCTTGCCCTGGGTGCCGGTGAGGTACTGCGACCACGGCTCGTACGGCGACGGCCACAGCGCGTCGGCGGTCGGCCGCACCTGGAAGACCACCGTGTTCAGGCGGCACCGCACCGCCGTGTCGAGGTGGGCGATCAGCTCGGCGCGCTGCGCGGCGGCGCTCAGCCCCGCCTTGGACGGCCAGTCGCGGTTGGCCACGGTCGCCAGCCACATGCCCCGCATCTCGGTGATCGCCCGGCGCCGCCGCCCGGGCACCGCCACCGCGGAGGGGGCCATCGTGAGGGCCGACAGCGCGGCCACCGCGAACGCCCGACGTGACACTCGGCTCATGGGAAGACCCCCAGAACGCTGTGGATCCGCACGGTCACGGATCGTCTCCGCGCCCCAGGATGCCCGACCCGGGCGATCGATCGGCGTCACTTCGGAGGTAACGTGCACGATCGGAGCAGGCGCCGGGGACCCCGGGAACCTGCCACAGCCGTAGTTCAGCGAAAGGGACGATGTGACCGGCATCTCGGGAGATATCGCACGCGTCGGCGTGGTCGGCTGCGGTCAGATGGGGGCGGGCATCGCCGAGGTGTGCGCCCGCGCCGGCCTGGACGTGAAGGTGGCCGAGACCACCGGCGAGGCCCTGGAGATCGGCCGCACCCGGGTGTTCAACTCCCTGGCCAAGGCCGCCGAGCGCGGCAAGATCACCGAGGAGGAGCGCGACGCGACGCAGGCGCGCCTGAGCTTCACCACCGACCTCGGCGAGTTCGCCGACCGTGATCTGGTCATCGAGGCCGTGGTCGAGAACGAGCAGGTCAAGGCCGAGATCTTCCAGGTGCTCGACCAGATCGTGGTCCGTCCGGACGCGATCCTGGCCTCCAACACCTCCTCGATCCCGCTGGTGAAGCTGGCCGTCGCCACCTCCCGGCCGGATCACGTCATCGGCATCCACTTCTTCAACCCGGCCCCGGTGCAGAAGCTGGTCGAGCTGATCCCGGCCCTCACCACCTCCGAGGGCACGCTCAGCCGGGCGCAGCTCTTCGCCGAGAAGGTGCTCGGCAAGCACGCCATCCGCGCCCAGGACCGCTCCGGCTTCGTGGTGAACGCGCTGCTGATCCCCTACCTGCTCTCCGCGATCCGCATGTTCGAGTCGGGGATCGCCAGCCGCGAGGACATCGACAACGGCATGGAGCTGGGCTGCGCCCACCCGATGGGCCCGCTGAAGCTGGCCGACCTGATCGGCCTGGACACGGTGGCCTCGGTCGCCCACAGCATGTACGAGGAGTACAAGGAGCCGCTGTACGCCGCTCCCCCGCTGCTGCAGCGCATGGTCGACGCCGGGCGGCTGGGCCGGAAGTCCGGCTCCGGTTTCTATACCTACGGCTGACAGCCATCCGGCCGATTACACACTGTCAGTTTTCGGCCAGTCGCGGGCCCGGCACCGGGAAAAGGTGCCGGGCCCGCGGCATTCACACACCGTGTGCGCGGCGGGCCCGCATACGCCCTTCACACACGCTTTCCAGGCGCTCACCAGGGCGCTTGACTCACTCTGCACCCGCAAGGGACGTGATTCCCCTCCAGACCACTACGGAAAGGAACGGATCGTGACCATCGATCCCGAGCATCCGGTCGTCCACGGCGAACTCGCAGAGTTACGACGCCGCCTCGACGTGGCGTACGCCCGCGTCGAGGGCGGCCTCGCCCTGCTCCGCCACCGCACCGAGGAGACCGCCAAGGAACTGGACGAGTTGGACACCAGGGTCAGCGGCCTGGAGCACGCCCGCTGGCCGCTGCCCGCGATCACGGCCCTCACGGCCCTGGGCGCGCTCGTCGTGGCCCTCTGGCAGGCGTTCGGCCGCTAGTGCCGCGGCACTAGAACACACCCGTCGCCGGCGACGCCGGCCGGGACCGGACCGGACGCGGGGGGGGGATCAGGGCATGACGTCCTGCCCGAGCCTGAGGTGGTGCAGCAGGAGTAACGCGGCCGCCATGTTGGCGGCCGGGACCTCCCCGCGGGCGACCAGATCGGGGACGACCTTCAGGGGGACCCACTCCCTGCGGTCGGACTCGAAGTCGTCCACCGGGTGCCCGACGTACTCGGCCTCGTCGGCCCAGTAGACGTGGTGCCGGGCGTCGGTGAGCCCGTTGGACGGCTCCACGCTCATCAGGTGCCGCAGGGGTCCCGGCCGCCAGCCGGTCTCCTCCTCCAGTTCCCTGGCCGCCGCGACGGCGATGTCCTCGCCGTCCTCGACGACACCCGCCGCGAGCTCCCAGCCCCAGCTGTCGGTGATGAAGCGGTGCCGCCACAGCAGCAGCACCTCGTTGGCCTCGTTCACCACCGTGGCCACCGCGACCGGCCGCAGCCTTATCAGGAAGTGGTCGAGATGCCGGCCGTCCGGCAGCTCGACATCCGCGAGATTGACGCTGAACCAGCGGTTTGAGTACACAGTCTGTTCGTTCAGTTTCGACCACTGCACGGTTCTGCCACCTTCCGCCGAGTAGATGGCAATATCGCAGCCCGAGCGGGTCGGCAGCAGGCGCACGGCGGCCGCTCGGGGCGCAACGGCGGGCGCAGGGCCGTCTCGTGGCGCCCCGTGGGTCACAGGGGTACGCGCAGTGCTCCGTCGATGAGCTCGGCCGCCTCGGCCGTACCGGCGCAGCCGCTGCGCGCGAGATGCTCGCGCACCGCCCGCAGCCGGTCGCGCAGACGCTGGGACTCCATGCCCCGGGCCTGCTCGGCCATCTGCACCGCGGTCGCCACGGCCCGGTCGGCGTTTCCCTGCCGCAGTTCGATCGTGCTGAGCATGGCGAGCCGGTGCACCCGGCCCCGGTCGTGGGCGGGGTTGTCCACGGCCGCCGCGGCGTGCTCCCGGGCGGCCGCGAGCTCGCCCAGGCTGAGCAGCGCCTCCGCCACCTGGACGTTGACCAGGCCCGGCTGCACATAGCCCGTCTCGTCGGGCTCGTATCCGCGCCGGATGCGCTCGGCGGACTGCTCGGCCCGGCGGATGCAGGACAGCGCGCCCGAGCCGTCGCCGAGGTGGGCGTACGCCTTGGCCTGCATGGCGTACAGGTCGGAGGCGAGCGCGGGGGTGATGTGCCTCCCGGCGGCGCGCAGAGCGGCCTCGGCGAAGGCGACGGCCTGCCGGTACTCCTTCATGTACAGCGCCTGGTTGACCAGCAGGGCGATGACGTAGGCGCCCAGGCCCCGGTCGCCGCTGGCCTTCGCCAGGCGCAGCGCCTGGTGGAAGTAGCGCTGGGCGAGGCCGTGCGCGTCGGAGTCGTAGGCGCAGATGCCCGCGATGGCCACCAGCCCGCCCGTGGCCCGGTGGAGCTGACGGCCGGTGGCGTCGGTGTAGCCGCCGCGCAGCAGCGGGGCGGCCTCGGTGTTGAGGAAGCCGACGATGCGGGCGCGTGTCGCCATGCCGCCGGCCTTGCGGTACATCTGCTCGTAATGGGTGCGGGCCGAGCGCAGCATCTCGATGTCGGCCGGGGTCACCCGGTGCCGTCCGCCGCGGGAGACGTCCGTGTCCTCGGGCGGGTTCTCCCACTCCCACACCGGCATCACGGCGGGGGTGCCGGTGACCGCGGGGGCGCCCAGCAGGTGGGGGCGCCGCTGCTGGTCGGAGCGCCACAGCGCGGTGGCGCGTTCGACGAAGCCGGAGAGCGAGCCGGTGTGCGGGGCGGACGGCTCGCCGGGCACGCCGAGGCCGATGTCGTCGAGGGTGACGGGCCGGTGCAGCCGGGCGGCGAGCACCTCGCAGATCAGGTCCGGCACCTGCCCGCGCGGCCGCTGCCCCTTCAGCCAGCGCGCCACGGCGGTGTGTTCGTATCTGAGGGCCAGGCCGCGTCTGCGCCCGGCCTGGTTGACGTGTGCGGCGAGTCCCGCGTGCGAGATCCCGGCCTCGTCCAGGATCGCGTCGAGGAGAGTGTTGGGCTGCATGGGTGCCCTCCGGGTGGCTGGTGCCGTCAGAGTAGTGGGTCCCTCTTCACACGGGGTGTGAAGCGAGTGCGCGAACCCGGACCGTGCACGCGCTGTCGCGCTGCGTGCCGGGGCGGTTGACTGGTCTTCTCGCAAGAGGCCGGCCGGGCCGTCGGCTCCCCCTCCCTACGCGGCGGCCCGGAGACGCCGTCCGCCCGGCACCTGCCCGACACTCCGGCCGGGCGGACGGCGACGCCGGCCTCGTCGCCGCGGCGCGGCCCGCTACCGGAGCTGGTTGGTCGGCTGCGTGCAGGGTGTGGGGTGGCCCGCCCGCGGGGCCGTGTCGCAGGGGCCGCCCTCCCGTGGCGCCGACGGGGCGCGGTCGTTGCGGAGCATCAGCAGGGCGACGTCGTCGGACGGGGCGCCGTGCGCGTGGCGCAGCAGCGCGGTGAGGACCGTGGCGAGCAGGGCCCGCGGCGCGAGGGGCGGTTCGCGTACGGCGCGCGCCAGCACGTCGGGGAGCGAGAAGAAGCGCCCCTCGGCATCGCGCGCGTCTTCCGCGCCGTCCGTGTGCAGGAAGAGGGCCTCGCCGGGCAGCAGGTGGCCGCAGGGGACGGCGGGCAGCTCGGCCGGGAGGGGGAACATCCCCAGGGGCGGCAGGGGGTCCGCGCGGGCGAGCGGTTCGACGCGGGTCCCGGCCACGCGGTAGGGCCAGGGATGCCCGCAGTTCAGGGCGCGGATCTCGCCGTCCGGGCCGATCTCCAGCAGCAGGAGGGTGACGAACTCCTCGGCGACCGGGTGCGGCGGGACGGACCGGGCGGCGCCGTGTCCGGCCCGGGCGCGGTCGCGCAGGTGCCGGGCGAGGGCGCGGTCCAGCCGGCGCAGCAGCCGCTCCAGGTCCGGCTCGTCGTACGCCGCCTCGCGGAAGCTGCCGAGCACGGCGGCGACCGTCCCGAGGGCGGCGATCCCGTGGCCGCGGACGTCGCCCATCACCACCCGCACGCCGTGCTCGGTGGGGACGGCCTCGTACAGGTCGCCCCCGATCTCGGCGCCGGGGTCGGCGGAGAGCTGGGCGGCCGCGACGCTCAGTCCGTCGATGCGCTCGGGCAGCGGGCGCAGCAGCACCCCCTGGGCGGCGCCCGCGATCCGGCGGGCCTCGCGCAGCTCGCGCAGCAGCGTCCGCCGGGCGTGGAGGAGGATGCCGGTGCCGACGGCGAAGAGCACGGCACTGCCGGCGAGCCGGGCGCCGAGCCCCTCCTGGTGGGCGAGCGGGCAGGTCAGCCGGTAGGTGACGGCCACGGTGCCCCAGGCCACGGGGAGGCCGAGGCCCCGCACCCGGCGCAGTGGTGGCCCTCCCGGCTGGCGCGCCGCCCGCTGGAGGGCTCTCCTGACGGCCTGGCGCAGGTCCCCGGGGCCCGTCCCGGGGGCGGGCGCCGGGTGGTTCGTCCGGGACCGCCCTGTCCTGCGGGGGACCCCAGCCCTGATGCGGATCATGCCGATGGCCCCCCAAGTAGGCCCTGACAGCGCAGACGGACCGGCCTCGAAAGGCCGGTCCGATTCTGTCGACCGTATGGCCCGAAAGGGCCGGATCGCCCGGGGATCTCACTCGATCGAGTGAGGTGGCCGTCACGCTCCCGAGGGGTGCGGGGAGCGCGCCGCAGCGCGCTCCCCGGTCGCCTAACTGCGCAGCTCGGCGCCGGTGCGCTCGCCCGCCAGGGCGACCGCGGCGTCCCGGGCCGCCGACGCCTCGTCGACGGTCAGCGTGCGGTCCGCGGCGCGGAACCGCAGCGCGTACGCCAGGGACTTGCGCCCCTCACCGAGCTGGTCGGCGTTCTCGTAGACGTCGAACAGCCGGATGGACTCCAGCAGTTCGCCGGCACCTTCGCGCAGCGCCGCCTCGACGTCCGCCGCCGGCACGAACGCGTCGACGACCAGGGCGACGTCCTGCGTGGCGACCGGGAAGGCGGAGATGCCGGGGGCCTGCGGCAGGGCGTCGCCGGACCGCTCGACGGCGTCCAGGTCCAGCTCCATCGCGCAGGTGCGCGCGGGCAGGCCCAGCGCCTTGAGGACCCGCGGGTGCAGCTCACCGGCGTGGCCGACGACCCGCTCGGTGCCGTCGGCGGCGACCGCGAGCTCGGCGCAGCGGCCGGGGTGCCACGGCCCGTACTGGCCCTTGCGGACGATCAGCTCGGCGCCGGCCTCGCGGGCGACGGTCCGGGCGGCCTCGACCGCGTCGGCCCAGTCGGCCGGGCGGCCCTTGCCCCACCAGCCGGCCTGCTCGCGGGCGCCGGCGAGGACGACGGCGACATGGCGCGGCTGGTCCGGCAGCGCGGCGTTCAGCCCGGCGAGCTCCTCGTCGGTCGGACGCCGGTCGACGGGGAGCCGGACGGCGGCGCGCTGCTCCTCGCGCGGGTGGAAGACCAGGCCGGTCTCGAACAGGGCGAGGTCGTGGCTGCCCCGGCCGTCGTTGCGGCGCAGGGCGCCGAGCAGGCCCGGCAGCAGCGAGGTGCGCAGCGCGGGCTCCTCGTCGCTGAGCGGGTTGACCAGCTTGACGACGCGGCGGAGCGGGTCGTCGGCGGCCAGGCCGAGCTGGTCGAAGACCTGCTCGCTGACGAAGGGGTAGTTCGGCGCCTCGACGTACCCGGCCCCGGCCAGGGCGCGGCCGACACGGCGGTGCAGCCGCTGGCGCCGCGTCAGCCCGCGGCCGGCCGGCGGCTTGGGCAGCGTGGAGGGCAGGTTCTCGTAGCCCTCCAGGCGGATGACCTCTTCGGCCAGGTCGTTCGGGTCGGTCAGGTCGGGCCGCCAGGACGGGACGGTGACGATCAGCTCGTCCTGCCCGTACACGTCGCAGCCGATCTCCTGGAGCCGTCGTACGACGGTCTCCCGGCCGTAGGCGACGCCCGCGACCTTGTCCGGGTGGTCGGCCGGGATGGTGATGGTGCGCGGCGCGGACGGGGCGATGACCTCGGTGACACCGGCCTCGGCGGTGCCGCCCGCGAGCAGCACCAGCAGGTCGACGGTGCGCTGCGCGGCAGCGGCGGCGGCCTGCGGGTCGACGCCGCGCTCGAAGCGGCGGGACGCCTCGGAGGACAGCTTGTGGCGGCGGGCGGTGCGCGCGACGGAGACCGCGTCGAAGTGGGCGGCCTCGATGACCACGTCCGTCGTCGCGTTCTCCGGGTCGTCGTGGTCGGCGATCTCGGTGTTGGCGCCGCCCATGACGCCCGCGAGGCCGATCGGGCCCCGGTCGTCGGTGATGACCAGGTCCTCGGCGTCGAGGGTGCGGGTGACGCCGTCGAGGGTGGTGATCTTCTCGCCCGGCTCGGCGCGGCGCACGCCGATCGTGCCCTGGACCAGGTTGCGGTCGTAGGCGTGCAGCGGCTGGCCCAGCTCCATCATCACGTAGTTGGTGACGTCGACGGCGAGCGAGATCGGGCGCATGCCGACCTTCTGCAGGCGGCGCTGGAGCCAGATCGGGGAGCGCGCCTCACAGCTGAGGCCGGTCACCGTGCGGGCGGTGAAGCGGTCGCAGCCCATCGGGTCGGAGATCCGCACCGGGTAGCCGAAGGCGTTGGGGGCGGGGACGTCGAGCAGGGCCGGGTCGCGCAGCGGCAGACCGTAGGCGATGGCGGCCTCGCGGGCGACGCCGCGGATCGACAGGCAGTAGCCGCGGTCGGGCGTGACGGCGATGTCGAGGACCTCGTCGACCAGCTCCAGCAGCTCGATGGCGTCCCGGCCGACCTCGGTCTCCGGCGGCAGCACGATGATGCCCTTGGTGCCGTCGTCGCCCATGCCGAGTTCGTCGCTGGAGCAGATCATGCCGTGCGAGACCTTGCCGTAGGTCTTGCGCGCGGCGATCTCGAAGCCGCCGGGCAGCACCGCGCCCGGGAGGACGACGACGACCTTGTCGCCGACGGAGAAGTTGCGGGCGCCGCAGACGATCTCCTGCGGCTCGCCGGTGCCGTTGGCCTGGCCGACGTCGACGGTGCAGAAGCGGATCGGCTTCTTGAAGCCCTCAAGCTCCTCGATGGTGAGCACCTGGCCGACGACCAGGGGGCCCTTGAGGTCGGCGCCGAGCTGCTCGACGGTCTCGACCTCCAGACCGGCCGAAATGAGCTTGGCCTGTACGTCACGGCCGGTCTCGGTGGCCGGCAGGTCGACGTACTCCCGCAGCCAAGAAAGCGGGACCCGCATCAGATCTCCATCCCGAACGGCCGGGTGAAGCGCACGTCACCCTCGACCATGTCTCGCATGTCCTCGACGTTGTGGCGGAACATCAGCATCCGCTCGATGCCGAACCCGAAGGCGAAGCCGCTGTACTTCTCCGGGTCGACGCCGCAGGCGGTGAGCACCCGCGGGTTGACCATGCCGCAGCCGCCGAGCTCGATCCAGCCCTCGCTGGAGCAGGTGCGGCAGGGCCGGTCCGGGTTGCCGACGGACTCGCCCTTGCAGACGTAGCAGAGCATGTCCATCTCGGCGCTCGGCTCGGTGAAGGGGAAGAAGTTCGGCCGCAGCCGCGTCTTCATGCCCTCGCCGAACAGGGACTGGACCATGTGGTCCAGGGTGCCCTTGAGGTCGGCCATGGTCAGGCCCTCGTCGACGGCGAGCAGCTCGACCTGGTGGAAGACCGGGGTGTGGGTGGCGTCCAGCTCGTCGGTGCGGTATACGCGGCCGGGGCAGATCACGTAGACCGGCAGCTCGCGGTCGAGCAGGGAGCGGATCTGCACCGGCGAGGTGTGGGTGCGCAGCACGACACCGGACTCGGTGCCGCCGTCGGGGCCGGCCACGAAGAACGTGTCGGCCTCGCCGCGGGCCGGGTGGTCCGGGCCGATGTTCAGCGCGTCGAAGTTGAACCACTCGGCCTCGGCCTGCGGGCCCTCGGCCACCTCGTAGCCCATGGCCACGAAGATGTCCTCGATGCGCTCCGACAGCGTGGTCAGCGGGTGGCGGGCGCCGGCCGGGACCCGGTCGTAGGGCAGCGTGACGTCCACGGCCTCCTCGACCAGCACACGGGCGTCCCGCTCGGCCTCCAGCTCCTCCTGGCGGGCGGCGAGGGCCTTGTTCACGGCACCGCGGGCCATGCCCACGCGCTTGCCGGCCTCGGCCTTGGCGTGCGGGGGCAGGGCGCCGATCTCGCGGTTGGCGAGGGCCAGCGGGGAGGCGGGGCCGGTGTGGGCGACCTTCGCCTCGTGGAGCGCGTCGAGGGAGTCCGCGGCGGCGAAGGCGGCGAGCGCCTCGTCCCGCATGCGCTCGATCTCTTCCGGTTTCAACGCCTCGACCTCGACAGGGTCGTACGACTTATTGGGTGCCGACATCTCTTCCCGTGCTTCCGATT contains the following coding sequences:
- a CDS encoding 3-hydroxybutyryl-CoA dehydrogenase — translated: MTGISGDIARVGVVGCGQMGAGIAEVCARAGLDVKVAETTGEALEIGRTRVFNSLAKAAERGKITEEERDATQARLSFTTDLGEFADRDLVIEAVVENEQVKAEIFQVLDQIVVRPDAILASNTSSIPLVKLAVATSRPDHVIGIHFFNPAPVQKLVELIPALTTSEGTLSRAQLFAEKVLGKHAIRAQDRSGFVVNALLIPYLLSAIRMFESGIASREDIDNGMELGCAHPMGPLKLADLIGLDTVASVAHSMYEEYKEPLYAAPPLLQRMVDAGRLGRKSGSGFYTYG
- a CDS encoding PP2C family protein-serine/threonine phosphatase; protein product: MIRIRAGVPRRTGRSRTNHPAPAPGTGPGDLRQAVRRALQRAARQPGGPPLRRVRGLGLPVAWGTVAVTYRLTCPLAHQEGLGARLAGSAVLFAVGTGILLHARRTLLRELREARRIAGAAQGVLLRPLPERIDGLSVAAAQLSADPGAEIGGDLYEAVPTEHGVRVVMGDVRGHGIAALGTVAAVLGSFREAAYDEPDLERLLRRLDRALARHLRDRARAGHGAARSVPPHPVAEEFVTLLLLEIGPDGEIRALNCGHPWPYRVAGTRVEPLARADPLPPLGMFPLPAELPAVPCGHLLPGEALFLHTDGAEDARDAEGRFFSLPDVLARAVREPPLAPRALLATVLTALLRHAHGAPSDDVALLMLRNDRAPSAPREGGPCDTAPRAGHPTPCTQPTNQLR
- a CDS encoding NUDIX hydrolase, translating into MQWSKLNEQTVYSNRWFSVNLADVELPDGRHLDHFLIRLRPVAVATVVNEANEVLLLWRHRFITDSWGWELAAGVVEDGEDIAVAAARELEEETGWRPGPLRHLMSVEPSNGLTDARHHVYWADEAEYVGHPVDDFESDRREWVPLKVVPDLVARGEVPAANMAAALLLLHHLRLGQDVMP
- the pheS gene encoding phenylalanine--tRNA ligase subunit alpha translates to MSAPNKSYDPVEVEALKPEEIERMRDEALAAFAAADSLDALHEAKVAHTGPASPLALANREIGALPPHAKAEAGKRVGMARGAVNKALAARQEELEAERDARVLVEEAVDVTLPYDRVPAGARHPLTTLSERIEDIFVAMGYEVAEGPQAEAEWFNFDALNIGPDHPARGEADTFFVAGPDGGTESGVVLRTHTSPVQIRSLLDRELPVYVICPGRVYRTDELDATHTPVFHQVELLAVDEGLTMADLKGTLDHMVQSLFGEGMKTRLRPNFFPFTEPSAEMDMLCYVCKGESVGNPDRPCRTCSSEGWIELGGCGMVNPRVLTACGVDPEKYSGFAFGFGIERMLMFRHNVEDMRDMVEGDVRFTRPFGMEI
- a CDS encoding glycoside hydrolase family 10 protein, coding for MSRVSRRAFAVAALSALTMAPSAVAVPGRRRRAITEMRGMWLATVANRDWPSKAGLSAAAQRAELIAHLDTAVRCRLNTVVFQVRPTADALWPSPYEPWSQYLTGTQGKDPGWDPLGTAVAEAHARGLELHAWFNPYRIANHADPAKLVAGHPARLHPEWVVPYGGKLYYNPGLPEVRAFVQDAMMDAVAKYEVDAVHFDDYFYPYPVAGQTFDDDAAYAAHGGGFGSRADWRRDNIDRLVRETAARVKAVRPTARFGISPFGVWRNAATDALGSDTRAGVQTYDDLYADTRTWVREGWIDYVVPQLYWNIGLAAADYAKLVSWWAGVAQGSPTKLYVGEALYKAGDPAQPAAWQDAAELSRHLTLAKEYAQVRGHVFFAAKDVAADRVGAMARVVADHYGQPANPPR
- the pheT gene encoding phenylalanine--tRNA ligase subunit beta — protein: MRVPLSWLREYVDLPATETGRDVQAKLISAGLEVETVEQLGADLKGPLVVGQVLTIEELEGFKKPIRFCTVDVGQANGTGEPQEIVCGARNFSVGDKVVVVLPGAVLPGGFEIAARKTYGKVSHGMICSSDELGMGDDGTKGIIVLPPETEVGRDAIELLELVDEVLDIAVTPDRGYCLSIRGVAREAAIAYGLPLRDPALLDVPAPNAFGYPVRISDPMGCDRFTARTVTGLSCEARSPIWLQRRLQKVGMRPISLAVDVTNYVMMELGQPLHAYDRNLVQGTIGVRRAEPGEKITTLDGVTRTLDAEDLVITDDRGPIGLAGVMGGANTEIADHDDPENATTDVVIEAAHFDAVSVARTARRHKLSSEASRRFERGVDPQAAAAAAQRTVDLLVLLAGGTAEAGVTEVIAPSAPRTITIPADHPDKVAGVAYGRETVVRRLQEIGCDVYGQDELIVTVPSWRPDLTDPNDLAEEVIRLEGYENLPSTLPKPPAGRGLTRRQRLHRRVGRALAGAGYVEAPNYPFVSEQVFDQLGLAADDPLRRVVKLVNPLSDEEPALRTSLLPGLLGALRRNDGRGSHDLALFETGLVFHPREEQRAAVRLPVDRRPTDEELAGLNAALPDQPRHVAVVLAGAREQAGWWGKGRPADWADAVEAARTVAREAGAELIVRKGQYGPWHPGRCAELAVAADGTERVVGHAGELHPRVLKALGLPARTCAMELDLDAVERSGDALPQAPGISAFPVATQDVALVVDAFVPAADVEAALREGAGELLESIRLFDVYENADQLGEGRKSLAYALRFRAADRTLTVDEASAARDAAVALAGERTGAELRS